In one window of Lacticaseibacillus casei DSM 20011 = JCM 1134 = ATCC 393 DNA:
- a CDS encoding YhgE/Pip domain-containing protein, producing the protein MIKDEFKFIGKNKLILVSVLVIILIPFLYSIFFLKSVWDPYGDTQNLPVAVVNLDQPVTYQGKKLNVGEQTVNKLKNNKKLGWHFVSKAQADKGMKANKYYTVITLPKDFSKNAATILDEHPRKMDLKYQTNDSLNYIGQVISGIGLNALNSEIRANVTNAYASAVFDQIKTIGKGMKNAADAATQIDEGQVKLDDGIDQYTVAVSQVNDGIQTMKVKVSPMSSQIPQLASGANQVASGLQTLNGSTTQLASGVGQLANGSNQVTNGLGTLQSKTGTLSSGVGQLASGSNQVTSGLGTLQSKTGTLSSGVGQLASGSNQVTSGLGTLQSKTGTLSSGVGQLATGSNQVTNGLGTLQTESGQLANGITQLQTGSASLTTGVKNYTDGVTSLSKGIDQLAGSTGSLATDTNSLATGSSDLTNGLQQLSGSVDSQNKQAVESAAKLQESLTKYEATLKAKTNQDPDLVAGFEQLETNINALMTQTESSGTSLSTTLNQKLIPGSKKVSDGLTTLNQRVPTLTAAITGLQNGATKIISNNDQLVTGTNSLNSGINQLATKAPSLVDGVSQLYSGSGKVSGGLSTLNGQIPTLTNGVSQLYSGSGQVSGGLNTLNGQIPTLTNGVSQLYSGSSQVSGGLTSLNGQIPTLTNGVSQLYSGSSQVSGGLSTLNGQVPTLTNGVSQLANGAGQVANGVGQLNANVPTLVSGVNQLADGTSQITAQSGTLKSGSTQLKNGDKKFAKTLSSSAKKVNGITVTSDTKKMFAAPTKMSHKHYSYVPNYGHALAPYVLSLALYVGALVFNFAYPIRKVSKADGTATQWFFSKITIGAVVAVATAIVEATLIMAVGLNVDHVGQFYLTAILFSLTSMYLIMFLSMAFDNPGRFLAMVGLMLQLGGSGGTFPMELTNQFYNIIHPFLPMSYSIMNFRNAITSGIASNTVTLGYIVIIAFALGSLLLLWITMILLQRYHKMGISQLDDNQKLQAVEK; encoded by the coding sequence ATGATCAAAGATGAATTTAAGTTCATCGGCAAAAATAAATTGATCTTAGTTTCGGTGCTTGTCATCATTTTAATTCCTTTTCTTTACAGCATTTTCTTCTTAAAGTCTGTTTGGGACCCTTATGGTGATACCCAGAATCTACCCGTAGCCGTGGTGAACTTAGATCAGCCGGTTACTTACCAAGGTAAAAAACTTAACGTTGGTGAGCAGACGGTCAATAAACTCAAGAATAACAAAAAGCTTGGCTGGCATTTTGTTTCTAAAGCCCAAGCTGATAAGGGAATGAAAGCCAACAAGTATTACACGGTCATTACCCTACCTAAAGATTTTTCGAAAAATGCTGCCACCATTCTGGACGAGCATCCCCGAAAAATGGATCTTAAATATCAAACTAATGATTCGCTAAATTACATCGGCCAAGTCATCTCAGGAATCGGTCTGAATGCCTTAAACAGCGAGATTCGGGCAAATGTGACCAATGCTTACGCCAGTGCGGTTTTTGATCAAATCAAAACCATTGGCAAAGGCATGAAAAATGCCGCTGATGCCGCCACGCAAATCGACGAAGGTCAAGTCAAGCTTGACGATGGGATTGATCAGTATACCGTTGCCGTTTCACAGGTAAATGACGGGATTCAGACCATGAAAGTTAAAGTCTCGCCGATGTCTTCACAGATTCCCCAACTCGCAAGCGGCGCCAATCAAGTTGCAAGCGGCTTGCAAACACTCAATGGCAGCACCACCCAATTAGCTAGTGGTGTGGGTCAATTAGCCAATGGGTCAAACCAGGTAACCAATGGCTTGGGAACCTTACAATCCAAAACCGGAACCCTTAGCTCCGGCGTCGGTCAGTTAGCATCCGGATCCAACCAAGTGACGAGTGGATTGGGAACCTTGCAGTCGAAAACCGGAACCCTTAGCTCCGGCGTCGGTCAGTTAGCATCCGGATCCAACCAAGTGACGAGTGGATTGGGAACCTTGCAGTCGAAAACCGGAACCCTTAGCTCTGGTGTCGGTCAGTTAGCAACCGGCTCTAATCAGGTAACGAATGGACTGGGAACCCTGCAAACCGAATCAGGCCAACTGGCTAACGGGATCACCCAGCTCCAGACTGGTTCGGCAAGCTTAACAACAGGGGTAAAGAACTATACAGACGGTGTGACATCGCTCTCTAAAGGAATTGATCAGCTTGCAGGTAGCACCGGCTCTTTAGCAACAGACACTAACTCGTTGGCAACCGGTTCATCGGATTTAACCAACGGTCTTCAACAATTGAGTGGCTCTGTCGATAGCCAAAATAAGCAAGCAGTCGAATCAGCAGCCAAGCTTCAAGAAAGCCTCACAAAGTATGAAGCCACCTTAAAAGCCAAAACCAATCAAGATCCGGATTTGGTTGCCGGTTTTGAACAACTCGAGACAAATATCAATGCTTTAATGACTCAGACCGAAAGCAGTGGCACGTCGCTGTCGACGACTCTTAATCAGAAACTGATTCCTGGCTCAAAAAAGGTTTCAGATGGTCTGACGACACTTAACCAGCGGGTTCCGACATTAACAGCTGCTATTACTGGTCTTCAAAACGGTGCTACGAAAATCATCTCTAACAATGATCAACTTGTGACCGGGACGAATAGCTTGAACAGTGGCATCAACCAGCTAGCAACAAAAGCACCTTCACTGGTTGATGGCGTCAGTCAACTCTATTCCGGCTCTGGCAAAGTTTCTGGCGGCTTAAGCACCTTAAACGGTCAAATCCCAACGCTCACCAATGGCGTCAGCCAACTCTATTCCGGCTCTGGACAGGTTTCTGGCGGCTTAAATACCTTAAACGGTCAAATCCCAACGCTCACCAATGGCGTCAGCCAACTCTACTCCGGTTCTAGCCAGGTTTCTGGCGGGCTAACCAGCTTGAACGGTCAAATCCCGACGCTCACAAACGGGGTCAGTCAACTCTATTCCGGCTCCAGTCAAGTCTCTGGTGGCTTAAGTACCCTGAACGGTCAAGTACCGACCCTCACGAACGGAGTCAGCCAGCTGGCCAATGGTGCCGGTCAGGTTGCCAATGGCGTTGGTCAATTGAATGCCAATGTTCCAACGCTTGTATCCGGTGTCAATCAACTCGCGGATGGCACTAGCCAAATCACCGCCCAGAGTGGCACCCTTAAATCCGGTTCCACTCAGCTTAAAAATGGCGATAAAAAGTTTGCCAAAACGCTCTCTAGCAGTGCCAAAAAAGTCAACGGCATCACCGTCACCAGTGATACCAAGAAAATGTTTGCCGCACCAACCAAGATGTCGCATAAACATTATTCATATGTTCCTAATTATGGACATGCCCTTGCACCATACGTCTTGAGTCTTGCCCTCTACGTCGGTGCCTTGGTCTTTAACTTTGCTTATCCAATCCGTAAAGTTTCTAAAGCCGATGGCACTGCGACCCAGTGGTTCTTCAGCAAAATCACCATTGGCGCAGTTGTCGCCGTTGCAACCGCCATTGTTGAAGCAACACTGATTATGGCAGTCGGTCTGAACGTCGATCATGTCGGGCAATTTTATCTCACTGCGATTCTTTTCTCGCTAACCTCGATGTATCTCATTATGTTCCTTTCAATGGCATTTGATAATCCTGGCCGATTTCTTGCGATGGTCGG
- a CDS encoding TetR/AcrR family transcriptional regulator — MTTKHQILHREIVLDAARTMVAQDGIRDLTFQTLAKELNICSQSLYNYFPNLPAVIEALGTEFMHNLYQELIENVSGISGKEAIRAFAEVAHRYFERQQSLDEIIYFVHQFPESSPFVQGTGDVINLLKRLIVHTELKQMAKESFVQDFISSVLGFTVLEVMGFLPDNKASRDTSFESLLDMYLNEIKE, encoded by the coding sequence ATGACAACCAAACATCAGATTTTACATCGGGAAATTGTTTTAGATGCTGCAAGAACGATGGTCGCCCAAGACGGTATTCGGGACTTGACCTTTCAGACGCTGGCCAAGGAACTGAATATCTGTTCTCAGTCGCTATATAACTACTTTCCGAATCTACCGGCAGTCATTGAAGCGTTGGGGACCGAATTTATGCATAACCTTTACCAAGAGTTGATAGAGAACGTCAGCGGTATCTCAGGCAAAGAGGCGATCCGTGCTTTTGCAGAAGTCGCTCATCGCTATTTTGAACGTCAACAGTCGTTAGATGAAATTATTTATTTTGTCCATCAATTCCCAGAAAGCAGTCCATTTGTGCAAGGCACCGGCGATGTTATTAACTTGCTGAAGCGTCTGATTGTGCACACGGAGCTGAAGCAAATGGCAAAAGAAAGTTTTGTCCAGGATTTCATTAGTAGTGTGCTTGGTTTTACCGTTTTGGAAGTCATGGGATTTTTACCTGACAATAAAGCCAGCCGCGACACATCTTTTGAATCTCTGCTGGACATGTATCTAAACGAAATAAAGGAGTAA